A genomic stretch from Helianthus annuus cultivar XRQ/B chromosome 1, HanXRQr2.0-SUNRISE, whole genome shotgun sequence includes:
- the LOC110873327 gene encoding transcription factor bHLH78, with protein MDGNFFFDTGLPLEQSFEPLINRIPGPNWEKTEQFSQFESTLFSMTSSPVSSIKMTSSPVSGTKLNSPIMGHLVKENLPRIRNSMPMNPNLPFLPPDPGFVERAAKFSCFGSRSFNSRVNVNADQLGLNSHKTEIQIGSTGNLTRVSSSPVLKIDRNRVGFEEIKSLDGVNMKLNRVSGSVSNSNEGSSVSDQVPSGELGFRNQKDPNPRKRKGCSSKGAVSNTKKEEDDVDESKRLKKTEEENVGKTEEKTKPPEPPKDYIHVRARRGQATDSHSLAERVRREKISERMKMLQNLVPNCNKVTGKALMLDEIINYVQSLQRQVEFLSMKLATVNPSLEFDTNNLILSNVDQSNQNFSQLTSTVYQQNPQAVFDGSDPMTRPIHEFTEPFHHIQGFGQDDLQSIVQMGFGENLDVDMSFFHTAHDQPSNMKIEL; from the exons ATGGATGGAAACTTCTTCTTCGACACCGGGTTGCCGCTCGAACAGTCGTTCGAGCCGCTTATCAACCGAATTCCCGGGCCAAACTGGGAGAAAACAGAGCAATTTTCACAATTTGAATCTACTCTGTTTTCCATGACGTCATCCCCTGTTTCAAGTATCAAAATGACGTCATCCCCTGTTTCTGGTACTAAATTAAATTCACCAATAATGGGTCATTTGGTGAAAGAAAACTTGCCCAGAATTCGTAATTCGATGCCGATGAATCCCAATTTACCGTTTCTCCCACCGGATCCTGGGTTTGTCGAACGAGCAGCGAAGTTTTCGTGTTTTGGTAGTCGAAGTTTTAACAGTAGAGTTAATGTTAATGCTGATCAATTGGGGTTGAATTCTCACAAAACAGAGATTCAAATTGGATCTACTGGAAACTTAACTCGTGTTTCGAGTAGTCCTGTTTTGAAAATTGATCGAAATCGGGTGGGATTTGAAGAGATCAAGAGTTTAGATGGAGTTAACATGAAATTGAACAGAGTATCTGGCTCTGTTTCAAATTCTAATGAGGGATCCTCTGTTTCGGATCAAGTTCCTAGTGGAGAACTTGGATTTAGGAATCAGAAAGACCCGAATCCGAGAAAACGAAAAGGTTGTTCTTCAAAGGGAGCCGTGTCAAACACGAAAAAG GAAGAAGATGACGTTGATGAGtcgaaaagattgaagaaaaCAGAAGAAGAAAATGTTGGTAAAACGGAGGAAAAGACGAAGCCGCCTGAGCCACCGAAGGACTATATTCATGTTAGAGCAAGACGGGGGCAAGCTACTGATAGCCATAGTTTAGCTGAGAGA GTTAGAAGAGAGAAGATTAGTGAAAGAATGAAGATGCTTCAAAATCTTGTACCAAATTGTAACAAG GTTACAGGAAAAGCACTTATGCTTGATGAAATCATCAATTATGTACAATCATTGCAAAGACAAGTTGAG TTCCTTTCAATGAAGTTAGCTACAGTTAATCCAAGTCTTGAATTTGACACCAACAACCTAATATTATCAAAC GTGGATCAATCAAACCAGAATTTTTCTCAACTAACATCGACCGTTTATCAGCAAAACCCGCAAGCAGTGTTTGATGGGTCTGACCCGATGACCCGACCCATTCATGAATTCACCGAACCTTTTCATCAT ATTCAGGGTTTTGGTCAAGATGATCTACAAAGCATTGTTCAAATGGGTTTTGGAGAAAATTTGGATGTTGATATGTCGTTTTTTCATACCGCGCATGATCAACCATCTAATATGAAAATCGAGCTATGA
- the LOC110873318 gene encoding FK506-binding protein 2 yields MNKMAILRHNSAMKASSIFILLLIAATIAIVSAKSKDVTELQIGVKHKPASCEVQAHKGDKIKVHYRGKLTDDTVFDSSFERGTPFEFELGSGQVIKGWDQGLLGMCVGEKRKLKIPAKMGYGERGSPPKIPGGATLIFDTELIAVNGKGAVGGDDNKGEL; encoded by the exons ATGAACAAAATGGCGATTTTGCGTCATAATTCTGCCATGAAAGCAAGCTCGATATTCATCCTACTATTAATTGCAGCTACAATAGCAATAG TTTCAGCCAAGTCTAAAGATGTTACGGAGTTGCAGATCGGCGTCAAG CATAAGCCAGCATCTTGCGAGGTACAAGCACACAAAGGCGATAAAATCAAGGTTCATTATCGG GGAAAGCTGACCGATGACACTGTTTTCGATTCCAGTTTTGAAAGGGGAACCCCGTTTGAGTTTGAGCTTGGCAGTGGTCAAGTGATTAAAG GGTGGGATCAAGGGCTGTTGGGTATGTGTGTCGGAGAGAAGCGTAAGCTGAAGATTCCTGCCAAAATGGGCTATGGAGAGCGGGGTTCACCACCTAAAATCCCCG GTGGGGCCACACTTATATTCGACACGGAGCTTATTGCAGTTAATGGAAAAGGAGCGGTTGGAGGAGACGACAACAAAGGTGAGCTATGA